From the genome of Leguminivora glycinivorella isolate SPB_JAAS2020 chromosome Z, LegGlyc_1.1, whole genome shotgun sequence, one region includes:
- the LOC125240848 gene encoding uncharacterized protein LOC125240848 isoform X2, which yields MQTLERTVLYLCAPGVSIRHIRTIRMSPTCPCSKTTASSWKGAWDRRSWWGRRAGSRRGVRLCSGTKHRSTLETTSTMLTLGESSRVDMTIDGAVRVTNAKNNIILALSRSGAAAALIHPNGRVYHYGSRVEIQACHLQGNNKYAKMWYKGVSFTAEQCALVYLVDAAGTRTTTDTFLDMSQDFTLNVFYNESRHGPSYVNEALSLLETTQYWLTDDGIDNWIINNVRVSQTADGLVRIHRCSHKYQLRTSPTNGSASITSPFLHCTASLGQTQHLFVRRGERRMHFDGNSFIVRNAGHSAGFDDKNQLKVY from the exons ATGCAGACTTTAGAAAGGACGGTACTATACCTGTGCGCCCCAGGAGTGTCTATACGGCACATTCGTACAATcag GATGAGTCCAACCTGTCCGTGTTCCAAGACTACAGCAAGTTCTTGGAAGGGGGCCTGGGACAGGCGGAGCTGGTGGGGGCGGCGGGCTGGCAGCCGCCGTGGCGTGCGCCTCTGCAGCGGAACAAAGCACCGTTCTACCCTGGAGACGACATCTACCATGCTGACACTTGGCGAGAGCTCGAG GGTGGACATGACGATTGACGGCGCTGTTCGAGTGACCAACGCCAAGAACAACATCATACTGGCGCTGTCGAGGTCGGGTGCGGCAGCAGCGCTCATCCACCCCAACGGACGAGTGTACCACTACGGGTCTCGCGTCGAGATACAGGCCTGCCACTTGCAGGGCAATAACAA ATACGCGAAGATGTGGTACAAGGGCGTGTCGTTCACGGCGGAGCAGTGCGCGCTGGTGTACCTGGTGGACGCGGCCGGCACGCGCACCACCACCGACACGTTCCTCGACATGAGCCAGGACTTCACTCTCAACGTGTTCTACAA CGAGTCGCGGCACGGGCCGTCGTACGTGAACGAGGCGCTGTCGCTCCTGGAGACCACGCAGTACTGGCTCACCGACGACGGCATCGACAACTGGATCATCAACAACGTGCGCGTCAGCCAGACCGCTGATGGACTTGTCAG GATCCACCGTTGCAGCCACAAGTACCAGCTGCGCACGAGCCCAACAAACGGCTCCGCATCGATCACCAGCCCCTTCCTGCACTGCACCGCTTCTCTGGGGCAGACTCAGCATCTTTTCGTACG GCGCGGCGAAAGGCGCATGCACTTCGACGGCAACTCGTTCATCGTGCGCAACGCGGGGCACTCCGCCGGCTTCGACGACAAGAACCAGCTGAAGGTGTACTGA
- the LOC125240848 gene encoding uncharacterized protein LOC125240848 isoform X1: MANADFRKDGTIPVRPRSVYTAHSYNQDESNLSVFQDYSKFLEGGLGQAELVGAAGWQPPWRAPLQRNKAPFYPGDDIYHADTWRELEVTEVGGAGYNGSVTPHGTICLRLRDRVKVDMTIDGAVRVTNAKNNIILALSRSGAAAALIHPNGRVYHYGSRVEIQACHLQGNNKYAKMWYKGVSFTAEQCALVYLVDAAGTRTTTDTFLDMSQDFTLNVFYNESRHGPSYVNEALSLLETTQYWLTDDGIDNWIINNVRVSQTADGLVRIHRCSHKYQLRTSPTNGSASITSPFLHCTASLGQTQHLFVRRGERRMHFDGNSFIVRNAGHSAGFDDKNQLKVY, translated from the exons ATGGCTAATGCAGACTTTAGAAAGGACGGTACTATACCTGTGCGCCCCAGGAGTGTCTATACGGCACATTCGTACAATcag GATGAGTCCAACCTGTCCGTGTTCCAAGACTACAGCAAGTTCTTGGAAGGGGGCCTGGGACAGGCGGAGCTGGTGGGGGCGGCGGGCTGGCAGCCGCCGTGGCGTGCGCCTCTGCAGCGGAACAAAGCACCGTTCTACCCTGGAGACGACATCTACCATGCTGACACTTGGCGAGAGCTCGAG GTGACGGAGGTCGGAGGAGCCGGGTACAATGGTTCGGTGACGCCCCACGGCACCATTTGTCTGCGGCTAAGAGACAGAGTCAA GGTGGACATGACGATTGACGGCGCTGTTCGAGTGACCAACGCCAAGAACAACATCATACTGGCGCTGTCGAGGTCGGGTGCGGCAGCAGCGCTCATCCACCCCAACGGACGAGTGTACCACTACGGGTCTCGCGTCGAGATACAGGCCTGCCACTTGCAGGGCAATAACAA ATACGCGAAGATGTGGTACAAGGGCGTGTCGTTCACGGCGGAGCAGTGCGCGCTGGTGTACCTGGTGGACGCGGCCGGCACGCGCACCACCACCGACACGTTCCTCGACATGAGCCAGGACTTCACTCTCAACGTGTTCTACAA CGAGTCGCGGCACGGGCCGTCGTACGTGAACGAGGCGCTGTCGCTCCTGGAGACCACGCAGTACTGGCTCACCGACGACGGCATCGACAACTGGATCATCAACAACGTGCGCGTCAGCCAGACCGCTGATGGACTTGTCAG GATCCACCGTTGCAGCCACAAGTACCAGCTGCGCACGAGCCCAACAAACGGCTCCGCATCGATCACCAGCCCCTTCCTGCACTGCACCGCTTCTCTGGGGCAGACTCAGCATCTTTTCGTACG GCGCGGCGAAAGGCGCATGCACTTCGACGGCAACTCGTTCATCGTGCGCAACGCGGGGCACTCCGCCGGCTTCGACGACAAGAACCAGCTGAAGGTGTACTGA